Proteins from one Chitinophaga oryzae genomic window:
- a CDS encoding carbamoyltransferase N-terminal domain-containing protein — protein sequence MIVCGIKLTHDGGIAVIRDGVLIFSVEMEKLSNNPRYSGIDDLESICAILAEGGLTADAVDHFVIDGWHGTGPFSTGEAALPVNSAAGMTVLPAAPYHEEELNESILHRWAYHDKLPLAGKLFSYSSYMHVTSHVMSAYATSEAARQQQGAYVLTWDGGQYPRLYYVDAGNNEVHNLGPLFFFLGTIYSVFAQYFGPYRKTTEELADDRRKKSLDGFFGGYSVAGKIMSYIALGKVRPELLDVFARIHATSLVIADDFEHIFSKAVKDELGDVYPDEDILASLHLYIEQLLLTHLEKRVKQFPHFERNLCYAGGCALNIKWNSAIRQSALFSSIWVPPFANDSGSAIGAACSEWFFQSGKAVVEWSVYAGPEIGTEAVMPGWEQEACTMEDLAALLYNTGEPVVFLNGRAELGPRALGNRSIIAPAGSPQMKDLLNDVKHREHFRPVAPICLEQYAELLFEPGGEDPYMLFEHRVRPEWHDRIPAVMHLDMTARVQTVNRHQHPLIFELLSHYHGMSGLPVLCNTSANLNGSGFFPDVKSAMTWGRLNYVWCNGILYSRAQKIKFNLNNIWHEYN from the coding sequence ATGATAGTTTGTGGTATTAAACTAACACATGACGGCGGTATTGCTGTAATCCGTGATGGAGTGCTGATATTCAGTGTGGAAATGGAAAAGTTGTCCAATAACCCAAGATACAGCGGTATTGATGACCTGGAAAGTATCTGCGCTATCCTGGCAGAGGGAGGTTTAACTGCTGATGCTGTAGATCATTTTGTTATTGACGGATGGCATGGGACCGGTCCTTTCTCGACGGGCGAGGCAGCGCTGCCGGTAAACAGCGCTGCCGGAATGACAGTGCTCCCGGCGGCGCCTTATCATGAAGAAGAACTGAACGAATCTATTCTCCATCGATGGGCTTACCACGACAAGCTACCACTTGCCGGAAAGTTATTTTCCTATTCCAGTTATATGCATGTCACAAGCCATGTTATGAGTGCCTATGCAACCAGTGAAGCTGCCCGTCAGCAACAGGGGGCTTACGTTCTTACGTGGGACGGCGGGCAGTATCCGCGCTTGTATTATGTTGACGCCGGCAATAACGAAGTACACAATCTGGGACCGCTCTTTTTCTTTCTGGGCACTATATACAGTGTGTTTGCACAATATTTCGGGCCCTACCGGAAGACCACTGAGGAGCTGGCGGACGACCGCCGGAAAAAGAGCCTGGATGGCTTTTTTGGAGGTTATTCTGTAGCCGGTAAAATCATGTCCTATATCGCGTTGGGCAAGGTAAGGCCGGAGTTGCTGGATGTCTTCGCAAGGATACATGCCACCTCACTGGTAATTGCAGATGACTTTGAGCATATATTTTCAAAAGCTGTGAAAGATGAACTGGGAGATGTTTATCCGGACGAAGACATACTTGCATCGCTTCATCTGTATATCGAGCAACTGTTATTGACGCATCTTGAGAAAAGAGTGAAACAGTTTCCTCATTTTGAGCGTAACCTTTGTTACGCCGGTGGATGCGCCCTGAATATTAAATGGAACAGCGCTATCAGACAGAGCGCTTTATTCAGCAGCATATGGGTGCCGCCATTTGCCAATGATTCCGGCAGCGCCATCGGTGCTGCCTGCAGTGAATGGTTCTTTCAGTCGGGAAAAGCGGTTGTTGAATGGAGTGTATATGCCGGTCCGGAAATCGGTACTGAAGCCGTAATGCCCGGATGGGAGCAGGAAGCATGTACTATGGAGGATCTGGCGGCACTGCTGTACAATACGGGCGAACCGGTCGTTTTCCTTAACGGCCGTGCAGAGCTGGGGCCAAGGGCATTGGGTAATCGCAGTATCATCGCGCCGGCAGGATCTCCGCAGATGAAAGATCTGCTTAATGATGTTAAACACAGAGAGCACTTCAGGCCGGTAGCCCCCATATGTCTTGAACAATATGCTGAACTGCTCTTTGAGCCAGGCGGGGAAGATCCATATATGCTTTTTGAACATAGGGTAAGACCTGAGTGGCATGATCGTATACCCGCTGTGATGCATCTTGATATGACGGCGAGGGTACAAACCGTAAACCGTCATCAGCATCCGCTGATATTTGAGCTGCTGTCACACTACCACGGGATGTCGGGGTTGCCCGTTTTGTGCAATACCAGCGCCAATTTGAACGGGTCCGGGTTTTTCCCGGATGTCAAAAGCGCGATGACATGGGGACGGCTTAATTATGTCTGGTGTAATGGCATCCTTTACAGCAGAGCGCAAAAAATAAAGTTCAACCTGAATAATATCTGGCATGAATATAATTGA
- a CDS encoding non-ribosomal peptide synthetase — translation MLSSENIDNIYLLSPMQQGILFHSLLEGAPAYFLQASYRLSGSMDLLAVEKSLQWLVSRHDVLRTVFNYTKAAHPVQIVLKERTPALIFEDLRNIPQEAQNDYLEAFKRTDKDKYFDLRKDILFRVAVLQLADEAYELIWSWHHIIMDGMSQHILMREYLYAYTHFLGEQVPLAPPAFRFRDFIRRITATESETVVSFWKEYLNGYHTLASVPRLPVIPEHMPATESIQDHAYVFDDKQTQKLISLARQQKVTVNLLLQAMWAVILMKYNDTQDVIFGTVVSGRMTDMEGMEEAVGLFINTIPCRFTVDDYCSFAEMLKQAHAGALYQQEYHYASLAEIKNFSDIGEGMLFDHLFVFQQQSLPVIDAAHDTVGKQHDGARYQVTDATAYEKTNYDFIIVFTHENDLRYTITCNDARFAPQIIDNIFHHFNHLITTLSTTPDIPLPAVSLLPSDTLAAVYEPLDNAAVDFPREETIVSLFDQIAGDYPGRIALSAASGDISYGCLSLVSQKLACYLDTKFALPEENIVGCMFDRSEWNPIVIMAILRSGCAYLPVDQEYGIRRIQSVLDDAACTVLVTSVRFMEKLKGLEGVRIVFIEDEWERILQTTPYNLRRPRPDNLAYIIYTSGSQGVPKGMMIEHRNVVRLLFNERFQFDFNRSSIWTLFHSVCFDFSVWEMFGALLYGGKLVILSDADVRDPALVYRKLLYRCVTVLNQVPPIFSVLSDYVRQQPQITPLALRYVIFGGDALQPEALIYWMNYHQGIQFINMYGITETTVHVTFKQITEEDIHRGVSNIGRPIPTLKLLVVDRHHRPVPPGITGEIVVIGAGLGRGYLNRTTLTAERFVNSPAFDGERGYLSGDIGYVNTRGELIYQGRKDNQVKIRGYRIEPDEIKKTIQHYPGIGEVVIVARKELNIVAFIVAKDLKDTHALKVYLSERLPAYMVPSLFVLLEEIPLTSNGKVDYKRLDLMLTAEAGRGPAEGPLTGIKGELQSLWKAFLKMDAVGASDSFFSAGGDSIKAIRLVAEINSKWQTDVQVKDIFMHPDITSLAAVIDGKLKHKKNAEQWEAIIAESEMLRAAILREHAADLPAGWEDFYPIADIQRGMLIQSSLDPQGGTYHDQMFSQFVDPDFDMEAFRDAVRKLVHKHGILRTSFHQARFGIPIQILHKEVTKNIDFINLSALDKTKQQEWLHDVMAADLQHPFSEDVPGLWRLSVYRLGGNDIGMLFACHHAIIDGWSNASFLTELSNLYSQVRKDRTFIPAALKATYKDFVLRQWAAARETSVIEYWQKELSGFSRTPLPFYKTYQEQRKTGATGIARFHVPLDGVVANALIRYSAQRNYNVKSLFFLAFAFMVKFTTGEDEVLLGLVSNNRPETTDGDKILGCFLNTIPVRVKLDTYSGCQRTIADMNHKLNALKHVDCLPLLKMTELVKAHDGKSNPFFDVVFDYLDFHVFSDGAPEVNTTDAMIGDYDKTNTLFDLDIVRWGNHFSVNIKTRPGLYSECELERLGHYYCGILRQFAEECDDLRVEELLSKDEQKQLLAFSCGPVRKVPELKISELICTAHKDDARIAIQHAQNSITYKDLSHRVTVYASWLKHLNGVKAGDIVAVLLPRSIKMIETILALWRCGAVYLPVDYTQPAGRIRQVLDDAAPAFVITDYRIVRTELEELLQGQKVVPLTEEMTEEGLPEVMDDTRIDESTAYVLFTSGSTGAPKGAVIYHRGMMNHIQAKIADLSLDGLTVLAQTAAATFDISVWQMLSPLLTGGKVVIYDQELQLEPVRFIQAVVKDKVTVLQVVPSYLAALLDDIDRYGNDFQLSFLRYLIVTGETIRRELVDRWYARYPDIPLVNAYGPTEASDDITHYFIPVADSCEPVPVGKPVQNMQVYILDRYQQRCPVGVKGEIYAGGAGVGAGYLNRPELTSAFFAALPSGISEQRPVYRTGDTGLFLPDGNIAFYGRKDLQVKVQGHRIELEEVERAIMSLPVVKEVVVVDKKDSSSQVYLTGYYVLWEGKPDSPADIRDLLTSVLPYYMIPRYLIKMDAIPLTTNGKKDRNRLMAITPGDAGESGLPVNNTEKQILQIWTEVLDDKEIGVHDNFFAAGGHSLRANQLAFRIRETFNVEFTLPQVFLKPTIREQAAFLSAAGKQPALCIPLVEHQPFYPLSHQQKQIWLMDQIEAARGAYLLFNAAAIAGEPDMEALTWAFTALIARHESLRTVFVTIQGEPHQQVLEAMAVKPDIRFVDLSDVEERKKPTVIDEITYEASKMPFDLTMAPLFRITLIRTGAENHLLLFSIHHIITDGWSMEVLFHELSLLYHAYGSGTYPLNPLPVQYKDFAMWYHQKVGDKENKSRKYWLDHFSGILPSLEIPVDFPRPARRTYQGAIITRSLDRSGSDHLYRIAAEQRTTIFMNLLTVWEIVFHRVTAQDDIIVGIVDAGRYHPDLLDQIGFFINTWPLRLNIGTEDSYYAILHKVAQRVIAAVENWYFPLDMLIDHLNISSAGGRAPLFDVAISFNDGYVPRSQHVHTGNEIPVVEKSVNQAVYSKYDLIINMWDRQGEIAVEITYNTGLFSAGTIDHLWRLFRKTAELAVALPHVPVRTLSLTDENMPVGELKQQVTEDFNFNF, via the coding sequence ATGTTATCCTCCGAAAATATCGACAATATTTACTTGCTGTCTCCCATGCAACAGGGAATACTTTTCCATTCGCTGTTGGAAGGGGCTCCGGCCTACTTTCTGCAGGCTTCATACAGGTTGTCCGGAAGCATGGACCTGTTGGCAGTGGAAAAAAGCCTCCAATGGCTGGTAAGCCGGCATGATGTGCTGAGAACGGTTTTTAATTATACGAAAGCAGCACATCCGGTGCAGATAGTGCTGAAGGAAAGAACGCCGGCATTGATTTTTGAGGACCTGAGAAATATCCCGCAGGAAGCGCAGAATGACTATCTGGAAGCATTTAAGCGGACAGATAAAGACAAATATTTTGATCTCCGGAAGGACATATTGTTTCGTGTTGCGGTACTGCAACTGGCTGATGAAGCCTATGAGCTGATATGGAGCTGGCATCATATTATTATGGATGGTATGAGCCAGCATATTCTCATGCGGGAATACCTTTATGCCTATACGCACTTCCTCGGAGAACAAGTGCCGCTGGCACCACCGGCTTTTCGTTTCCGTGATTTTATCAGGCGGATTACCGCAACTGAAAGCGAAACAGTGGTCAGTTTTTGGAAAGAATACCTCAACGGATATCATACGCTGGCGTCTGTTCCCCGGCTGCCGGTCATCCCGGAACACATGCCCGCAACGGAATCAATACAGGATCATGCATATGTTTTTGATGATAAACAAACACAAAAACTGATTTCACTCGCCCGGCAGCAGAAGGTAACAGTCAATTTGCTGCTGCAGGCGATGTGGGCAGTGATCCTCATGAAGTATAATGATACGCAGGATGTCATATTCGGTACCGTTGTTTCGGGAAGGATGACCGATATGGAAGGTATGGAAGAGGCTGTAGGACTGTTTATCAATACAATTCCCTGCCGCTTTACCGTGGATGACTACTGTAGCTTTGCAGAGATGCTGAAACAGGCCCATGCGGGAGCTTTATACCAACAGGAGTATCACTACGCCTCTCTGGCAGAAATAAAAAATTTCTCTGATATAGGGGAAGGGATGTTATTTGATCACCTCTTTGTTTTTCAGCAACAGTCTCTCCCGGTAATAGACGCTGCTCATGATACTGTTGGAAAACAGCATGACGGCGCCCGGTATCAGGTCACAGATGCAACTGCCTATGAGAAGACAAACTACGATTTCATCATCGTATTCACGCATGAAAATGATCTCAGATACACCATTACCTGTAATGATGCAAGGTTTGCCCCACAGATCATTGACAATATTTTCCATCACTTTAATCACCTGATAACTACCCTGAGTACAACGCCGGACATACCATTACCGGCTGTCAGCCTGCTGCCTTCTGATACGCTCGCTGCTGTCTATGAGCCGCTGGATAACGCCGCGGTTGATTTCCCGCGGGAGGAAACCATTGTCAGCCTGTTTGATCAGATAGCCGGTGATTATCCCGGTCGGATCGCATTGTCAGCGGCAAGCGGTGATATTTCCTATGGTTGTTTGTCGCTGGTTTCTCAAAAGCTGGCCTGCTATCTCGATACAAAGTTTGCGCTGCCGGAAGAAAATATAGTAGGCTGCATGTTTGACCGGTCCGAATGGAACCCCATCGTTATCATGGCTATTCTTCGTTCCGGCTGCGCCTATCTGCCTGTTGACCAGGAATATGGTATCCGGCGGATACAGTCTGTTCTTGACGATGCGGCCTGCACAGTGTTGGTCACCTCGGTCCGTTTTATGGAAAAACTAAAGGGCCTGGAAGGGGTAAGGATAGTATTTATCGAAGATGAATGGGAGCGTATTTTGCAGACGACACCATACAACCTCCGCAGGCCCCGGCCCGATAACCTTGCCTATATCATCTATACATCCGGATCACAAGGGGTGCCCAAAGGCATGATGATAGAACACAGGAATGTGGTCAGACTGCTTTTTAATGAACGGTTTCAGTTTGACTTTAATAGGTCTTCCATATGGACGCTGTTTCACTCTGTATGTTTTGACTTTTCTGTATGGGAGATGTTCGGTGCGTTGCTGTATGGTGGAAAACTGGTAATACTGTCTGATGCTGACGTGCGCGATCCGGCGCTGGTTTATAGAAAACTCCTGTACCGGTGTGTGACAGTATTGAACCAGGTGCCGCCCATATTCAGCGTATTGTCAGACTATGTTAGGCAACAGCCGCAAATAACGCCGCTCGCGCTCCGGTATGTGATCTTTGGGGGAGATGCTCTTCAGCCCGAAGCGCTGATCTATTGGATGAATTATCATCAGGGAATCCAGTTCATTAATATGTATGGCATCACGGAAACGACCGTACATGTGACTTTCAAACAGATTACGGAGGAGGATATTCACAGGGGTGTCAGCAATATAGGCAGGCCCATTCCTACGTTGAAGCTATTGGTGGTAGATCGCCATCATCGCCCTGTTCCTCCCGGTATTACGGGTGAAATCGTGGTAATAGGCGCCGGACTTGGAAGAGGATATCTTAACCGGACAACGCTGACCGCTGAGCGATTCGTTAACTCACCGGCGTTTGACGGAGAACGGGGTTATCTGTCAGGTGATATCGGTTATGTCAATACCAGGGGCGAGCTCATCTATCAGGGCAGAAAGGACAATCAGGTAAAGATACGGGGATACCGTATCGAGCCGGATGAAATTAAAAAAACCATTCAGCACTATCCCGGTATTGGCGAGGTGGTGATTGTGGCAAGAAAAGAGCTGAACATCGTTGCTTTTATAGTAGCGAAGGATTTGAAAGATACACATGCATTGAAGGTGTATCTGTCGGAAAGATTGCCGGCTTATATGGTCCCCTCTCTTTTCGTGCTGCTGGAGGAAATACCACTGACCTCCAACGGTAAAGTTGACTATAAGCGCCTGGATCTGATGCTGACAGCAGAAGCCGGGAGAGGACCGGCTGAAGGACCATTGACAGGTATAAAAGGTGAGCTGCAAAGTCTTTGGAAAGCTTTTCTTAAGATGGATGCTGTTGGGGCGTCAGATAGCTTTTTTAGTGCAGGGGGCGATTCTATCAAAGCGATACGGCTGGTCGCTGAAATTAACAGCAAGTGGCAGACGGATGTCCAGGTGAAAGATATCTTTATGCATCCGGATATAACCTCATTGGCCGCAGTGATTGATGGAAAACTGAAACACAAAAAAAACGCGGAACAATGGGAAGCGATAATCGCCGAATCAGAAATGCTCAGGGCGGCGATACTGAGAGAACATGCCGCAGATCTGCCAGCCGGCTGGGAGGACTTTTATCCTATAGCCGACATTCAACGGGGAATGCTGATTCAAAGCAGCCTTGATCCGCAGGGTGGTACCTATCATGATCAGATGTTTTCACAATTTGTTGACCCTGATTTTGATATGGAAGCTTTCAGGGACGCTGTCCGGAAACTGGTGCATAAGCACGGGATCCTGCGCACGTCCTTTCACCAGGCGAGGTTTGGCATACCTATCCAGATACTGCATAAAGAGGTAACGAAGAACATTGATTTCATAAATCTCTCAGCACTGGACAAAACAAAGCAGCAGGAATGGCTGCATGATGTTATGGCAGCTGATTTACAGCATCCTTTCAGCGAAGATGTCCCCGGGCTGTGGCGTTTGTCTGTATATCGGCTGGGCGGAAATGATATTGGTATGCTGTTTGCGTGCCACCATGCCATTATAGATGGCTGGAGCAACGCCTCTTTTTTAACGGAATTGTCAAACCTGTATTCTCAGGTGAGAAAAGACCGAACATTCATACCAGCAGCCCTGAAAGCAACCTACAAAGATTTTGTCCTCCGGCAATGGGCCGCTGCCCGCGAAACATCCGTCATTGAGTACTGGCAAAAAGAACTAAGCGGTTTTTCAAGGACACCATTACCTTTTTATAAAACATATCAGGAGCAACGAAAGACCGGCGCTACGGGCATTGCCCGTTTCCATGTGCCGTTGGACGGCGTAGTTGCCAATGCCCTTATCCGTTATTCGGCCCAACGGAACTACAATGTCAAAAGTCTCTTTTTTCTTGCTTTTGCATTTATGGTAAAATTCACTACCGGAGAGGATGAAGTACTATTGGGACTAGTGTCTAATAACCGCCCCGAAACAACAGACGGAGATAAGATACTAGGCTGTTTTCTGAATACAATTCCGGTAAGGGTAAAACTGGATACTTATTCCGGGTGCCAGCGTACCATAGCTGACATGAACCACAAATTGAATGCGCTGAAACATGTCGATTGCCTGCCTTTGCTAAAGATGACCGAGCTGGTAAAAGCACACGACGGAAAATCCAACCCCTTTTTTGATGTAGTATTCGATTATCTGGACTTTCACGTTTTTAGTGATGGTGCTCCTGAAGTGAATACTACGGATGCAATGATCGGAGATTACGATAAGACCAATACCCTTTTTGATCTGGACATTGTAAGATGGGGCAATCATTTCTCCGTTAATATCAAAACCCGGCCAGGGTTATATAGTGAGTGCGAGCTGGAGCGTCTGGGCCATTATTATTGCGGTATTCTGCGGCAGTTTGCGGAAGAATGTGATGATCTGCGCGTGGAAGAGCTGCTCAGCAAAGACGAACAAAAACAGCTGTTGGCATTTTCCTGTGGCCCGGTGAGAAAAGTGCCTGAATTGAAAATCAGCGAGCTGATTTGTACCGCACACAAGGATGATGCCCGGATAGCGATACAACATGCACAGAACAGTATTACCTATAAAGATCTCAGTCACCGGGTGACAGTATATGCTTCGTGGCTGAAACATCTGAACGGTGTGAAAGCGGGGGATATCGTGGCTGTATTGTTGCCACGTTCCATAAAAATGATAGAAACCATCCTGGCCTTATGGCGATGTGGGGCGGTTTATCTGCCGGTAGATTACACCCAGCCTGCCGGCCGTATCCGGCAGGTACTGGACGACGCTGCGCCGGCCTTTGTTATTACAGACTACCGGATAGTTCGCACGGAACTGGAAGAGCTGCTGCAGGGGCAGAAGGTGGTCCCGCTGACCGAAGAAATGACGGAAGAGGGTTTGCCTGAAGTAATGGATGACACCAGGATAGACGAGTCAACTGCTTATGTGTTGTTTACTTCCGGTTCTACCGGCGCTCCTAAAGGTGCAGTAATCTATCACCGGGGAATGATGAACCATATTCAGGCCAAAATCGCAGACCTGTCATTGGACGGTCTGACCGTGCTGGCACAAACAGCGGCAGCCACATTTGATATATCCGTTTGGCAGATGTTAAGTCCGCTGCTGACGGGAGGGAAAGTTGTTATTTATGATCAGGAATTGCAGCTGGAGCCTGTTCGTTTTATACAAGCGGTTGTTAAAGACAAGGTGACTGTTCTTCAGGTAGTTCCTTCTTACCTTGCCGCCCTACTGGATGACATCGACAGGTACGGAAATGATTTTCAGTTGAGCTTCCTCAGGTACCTGATCGTTACCGGAGAAACGATCAGACGGGAACTGGTGGACCGCTGGTATGCCCGTTATCCGGATATTCCACTGGTAAATGCTTATGGGCCTACAGAAGCATCAGATGATATAACACATTATTTCATTCCTGTTGCTGACAGCTGTGAGCCTGTGCCTGTCGGAAAACCTGTGCAGAATATGCAGGTGTATATTCTCGATCGTTATCAGCAACGTTGCCCGGTAGGCGTTAAAGGAGAAATATATGCCGGGGGCGCAGGTGTGGGCGCGGGCTATCTGAACCGCCCGGAGTTGACGTCCGCCTTTTTTGCTGCCCTACCGTCCGGAATATCGGAACAAAGGCCCGTTTACAGGACAGGAGATACCGGATTGTTTCTTCCCGACGGCAATATTGCATTTTATGGCAGAAAGGACTTACAGGTAAAGGTACAGGGCCACCGTATAGAGCTGGAGGAAGTTGAACGGGCCATCATGAGCCTTCCGGTGGTAAAAGAGGTGGTGGTAGTTGATAAAAAAGATAGCAGCAGCCAGGTATATCTTACAGGGTATTATGTGCTGTGGGAAGGTAAACCGGATAGCCCCGCTGATATCAGGGATTTGCTGACCAGCGTGTTGCCCTATTATATGATACCCCGGTATCTCATAAAAATGGACGCTATACCCCTGACAACAAACGGCAAAAAGGACCGGAACAGGCTTATGGCCATAACGCCCGGTGATGCTGGCGAGAGCGGCTTGCCGGTTAATAATACGGAAAAGCAGATCCTGCAAATATGGACGGAGGTCCTTGATGATAAAGAGATAGGTGTCCATGATAATTTTTTTGCGGCAGGCGGTCATTCCCTTCGGGCCAATCAGCTTGCCTTTAGGATAAGAGAAACCTTTAACGTCGAGTTTACATTGCCGCAGGTGTTTCTTAAACCCACTATCAGAGAGCAGGCAGCCTTCCTTTCAGCAGCCGGAAAACAACCTGCCCTGTGTATCCCGCTGGTAGAACATCAACCATTTTACCCGCTTTCCCATCAGCAAAAGCAGATCTGGCTTATGGACCAGATAGAGGCCGCCCGGGGGGCGTATCTGTTGTTCAATGCCGCGGCGATAGCAGGAGAACCGGATATGGAGGCGCTGACCTGGGCATTTACAGCCCTGATAGCACGGCACGAAAGTCTGAGAACGGTGTTTGTTACCATACAGGGAGAACCTCATCAGCAGGTACTGGAAGCGATGGCGGTAAAACCGGACATCCGTTTTGTGGACCTGTCAGACGTGGAAGAGCGGAAGAAGCCCACTGTCATCGACGAGATCACTTATGAGGCTTCTAAAATGCCCTTTGATCTTACGATGGCCCCCCTTTTCCGGATAACGCTTATCAGGACGGGAGCTGAAAATCACCTGCTATTGTTTTCAATTCATCATATTATCACAGATGGCTGGTCTATGGAAGTACTGTTTCATGAGCTGTCACTTTTGTACCATGCGTACGGCAGCGGTACATATCCGTTAAACCCTCTGCCAGTACAATACAAAGACTTTGCGATGTGGTATCATCAAAAGGTCGGTGATAAAGAAAACAAGAGCCGGAAATACTGGCTGGATCATTTCTCCGGAATATTGCCCTCTTTGGAGATACCTGTCGACTTTCCAAGACCTGCAAGGCGGACCTACCAGGGCGCTATCATCACGCGGTCGCTGGACAGGTCCGGCAGCGATCATCTTTACCGGATAGCCGCAGAGCAGCGGACTACCATCTTTATGAACTTGCTGACCGTATGGGAAATTGTGTTCCATCGGGTTACAGCCCAGGATGATATCATTGTGGGGATTGTGGATGCCGGGAGGTATCATCCGGACTTGCTGGACCAGATTGGATTTTTTATTAACACATGGCCGCTGCGGTTAAACATCGGAACTGAAGATTCATACTATGCCATATTGCATAAAGTAGCGCAGCGGGTGATAGCCGCCGTGGAAAACTGGTATTTTCCGCTGGACATGCTGATAGACCATCTCAATATCAGCAGCGCCGGCGGCCGTGCGCCGCTTTTTGATGTGGCGATCTCCTTTAATGATGGCTATGTCCCACGCTCGCAGCATGTCCATACAGGTAATGAAATACCTGTGGTCGAGAAATCCGTGAATCAGGCTGTTTACAGCAAGTACGATCTGATTATTAATATGTGGGACCGGCAAGGGGAGATAGCGGTGGAGATAACCTATAATACCGGTCTCTTCAGCGCCGGAACGATTGATCATCTCTGGCGCCTGTTCAGAAAGACGGCGGAACTGGCGGTCGCGCTGCCCCATGTGCCGGTAAGGACGCTCAGCCTGACAGATGAGAATATGCCCGTCGGAGAGCTTAAGCAGCAGGTAACAGAAGACTTTAATTTCAATTTTTAA